A genomic window from Clostridium aceticum includes:
- the grdD gene encoding glycine/sarcosine/betaine reductase complex component C subunit alpha — MSENKAVKQMIGKVFNNIADAIETGEFGKKIRVGLTTLGSEHGVENLVKAAQMAAKSSTGYQIVLIGPKVESHLVQYEANTEEEAHKKMEELLDSGEIDGCVTMHYNFPIGVSTVGKVITPGKGKEMFIATTTGTSSPHRTEAMVKNALYGIIAAKANGIKNPTVGILNVDGARQVEKALKELKSNGYAINLTESMRSDGGCIMRGNDLLAGTPDIMVQDTLSGNVLMKVFSAFTTGGDYESIGYGYGPGIGEGQERTILILSRASGVPVVANALQYAAELVKGNLKEVAKEEFQAAKKAKLDEILKSLTKDNKKAKETEEEVTAPPKEVVTGSISGIDIMDLEDAVKALWKKGIYAESGMGCTGPILMVNEAKVNDAIALLQETGFVAKEKSDC, encoded by the coding sequence ATGTCAGAAAACAAAGCAGTAAAACAAATGATCGGCAAAGTATTCAACAATATAGCCGATGCCATAGAAACCGGCGAATTTGGAAAAAAAATCAGAGTAGGCTTAACCACTTTAGGCAGTGAACATGGGGTAGAAAACCTAGTAAAAGCAGCCCAAATGGCAGCAAAATCCTCAACAGGCTATCAAATAGTTTTAATAGGCCCTAAAGTAGAAAGCCATCTAGTACAATACGAAGCCAACACAGAAGAAGAAGCCCACAAAAAAATGGAAGAACTACTGGACAGTGGCGAAATAGACGGCTGCGTAACCATGCACTACAACTTCCCTATAGGCGTATCCACAGTAGGCAAGGTGATTACACCCGGAAAAGGCAAAGAAATGTTTATCGCCACCACCACCGGTACATCCTCACCCCATAGAACAGAAGCCATGGTAAAAAATGCCCTTTACGGCATCATAGCAGCAAAGGCAAACGGCATTAAAAACCCAACCGTAGGGATTCTAAACGTAGACGGAGCAAGACAAGTAGAAAAAGCCCTAAAAGAACTAAAATCCAACGGTTATGCCATCAACCTGACAGAATCCATGCGAAGTGACGGAGGCTGTATCATGAGAGGTAACGACCTATTAGCAGGAACACCAGACATCATGGTACAAGACACCCTAAGCGGTAACGTATTAATGAAAGTATTCTCCGCCTTTACAACAGGAGGAGACTACGAATCCATCGGCTATGGTTATGGTCCAGGAATAGGAGAAGGACAAGAAAGAACCATCCTGATCCTATCAAGAGCCTCCGGCGTACCAGTAGTCGCCAATGCCCTTCAATATGCAGCAGAACTAGTAAAGGGCAACCTAAAAGAAGTAGCCAAAGAAGAATTCCAAGCAGCCAAGAAGGCAAAGCTAGATGAAATATTAAAAAGCCTAACAAAAGACAACAAAAAAGCAAAAGAAACAGAGGAAGAAGTAACAGCACCACCAAAAGAAGTCGTAACAGGTTCCATATCAGGAATTGATATTATGGACCTAGAAGACGCAGTAAAGGCCCTATGGAAAAAAGGGATTTATGCAGAAAGCGGTATGGGCTGTACAGGACCCATCTTAATGGTAAATGAAGCAAAGGTAAATGATGCAATAGCACTGCTTCAGGAAACGGGCTTTGTGGCAAAGGAAAAAAGCGACTGTTAA
- a CDS encoding glycine/sarcosine/betaine reductase component B subunit, with amino-acid sequence MKLEIGNFYVKDVIFGEKTAYANGTLTINKEEALAVVREDEHITEADIIITKPGDKVRIVPVKEAIEPRHRVGGGPVFPGVTGDLMQSGDGQTLALKNCSVLVVGKHWGGFQDGLIDMSGEGAKYTLFSQLQNICLVADTDEDFEKREQQKKNRALRWAGMRLAEYIGSCVAELQPEEVETYELAPITKRSEEVQALPSVALVLQPQSQMEEMGYNDLVYGWDCNHMVPTFMHPNEVLDGAMISGSFMPCSSKWSTYDFQNYPMIKRLYQEHGKTINFLGVIMSNLNVALEQKERAAQFVAQMAKSLGADAAVVAEEGYGNPDADFIACIVALENAGVKTIGLTNECTGRDGASQPLVTLDEKANAIVSCGNVSELIELPPMETVIGELQALARDGLSGGWSDDEILGSSVREDGSIIMENNAMFCGDRVAGWSTKTMVEY; translated from the coding sequence ATGAAATTAGAGATTGGAAATTTCTATGTAAAAGATGTTATCTTTGGTGAAAAAACAGCTTATGCTAATGGAACACTGACTATTAATAAGGAAGAGGCATTAGCAGTTGTTAGAGAAGATGAGCATATTACAGAAGCAGATATCATCATTACAAAGCCTGGAGACAAAGTAAGAATCGTACCAGTAAAGGAAGCTATTGAGCCAAGACACAGAGTAGGTGGAGGTCCAGTATTTCCTGGAGTAACAGGAGACTTAATGCAATCAGGAGATGGACAAACCCTTGCTTTGAAAAATTGCAGTGTATTGGTAGTAGGAAAGCATTGGGGTGGATTCCAAGATGGGTTAATTGATATGAGTGGAGAAGGAGCAAAATATACACTTTTTTCTCAATTACAAAACATCTGTCTTGTAGCTGATACTGACGAAGATTTCGAAAAACGTGAACAACAGAAGAAAAACCGTGCTTTAAGATGGGCAGGGATGAGATTAGCAGAATATATAGGCAGCTGTGTTGCTGAATTGCAACCGGAAGAAGTGGAAACCTATGAATTAGCACCAATCACAAAGCGTTCTGAAGAAGTACAGGCTTTACCAAGTGTTGCATTAGTACTACAACCTCAGTCTCAAATGGAGGAAATGGGCTACAATGACTTGGTATATGGCTGGGACTGCAACCACATGGTACCAACTTTTATGCATCCTAACGAAGTATTAGACGGTGCTATGATTTCAGGATCTTTTATGCCTTGCTCTTCAAAATGGTCTACTTATGATTTTCAAAATTATCCAATGATTAAGCGTTTATATCAAGAACATGGAAAAACCATTAACTTCTTAGGTGTGATTATGTCTAACTTAAATGTTGCTTTAGAACAAAAAGAAAGAGCAGCACAGTTTGTAGCACAAATGGCAAAATCCTTAGGTGCTGATGCAGCTGTTGTAGCAGAAGAAGGTTATGGTAATCCAGATGCAGACTTTATTGCATGCATCGTGGCATTAGAAAATGCAGGTGTGAAGACGATAGGACTTACAAATGAATGTACTGGTAGAGATGGGGCTTCCCAACCACTGGTGACTTTAGACGAAAAAGCCAATGCTATTGTTTCTTGTGGAAATGTTTCTGAATTAATAGAGTTACCGCCTATGGAAACTGTTATTGGTGAGCTACAAGCATTAGCTAGAGATGGTTTGTCTGGAGGATGGTCAGATGATGAAATCTTAGGATCATCTGTTAGAGAAGATGGATCAATTATTATGGAAAACAATGCAATGTTCTGTGGGGACCGTGTGGCAGGATGGTCTACAAAAACAATGGTAGAATATTAA